The Gadus macrocephalus chromosome 9, ASM3116895v1 genomic interval AGACAAGATAAGCATGCAGCTAAATCGTAAACATAGATATGGGGGTCCCTTTCAGATGCTATGCTGTCATCACTATAGTGAGCTTCCTCAAATGACCCAATGTTTTAAAAGTAAATGATTGAATCATGAATCCAACTCTCAGAAGACTGTATTTAGAAAGGTATTGTATCTGTATTGTAGCATTCATTCCAATTTCTTGAAATGAAGTGGGTCTTCTTTGATAACATGTGCAAGAAAATCATGTTAGAATCCAAGTCAAGTCAATTTGATTtgtgtagcccttaatcacaatTAGTCACGTTTTTAAGTCACGTTTTTAATGTCCGCATATTTATGACAACCCCTCGTCCTATAGCCCCCCCAAAGGGAaggaaaaactccttaaattaAAAAGAACTCCCTTAATTAAGAAGGAATTAATAGTTAAAAATCAACCGATCATATCGTTGGCTAAAAGGACAAACCTACAGCCTTGCAATTGCCATTAAGtgcctgtttatttattttttattagattAAGCCTCCATCATTTCAATTTTCTATATTGGTTTTTGAGCCCGCTGTTTCAATTAGACAAGTGGCAAGAGAAGATTGTTTGATTGGGGCCTGGTTTTCCTTAAATCCCAGTTAAACCTTTGGGATCCCCAGTGATAAGATCACTGACGAGTGACGACACCCATGGTACGACCAGGGTGGCAGAGAGATGCGCTGTTGGGTCATCTCTCTTGCACCGCCGGTCGTTTTCGGAACCATGGACAGCAGCCACACAACTTGGGGCGCCAATTCGGAGCTTCCTATGACAGAAATGACCGCGTCGCCGACCATTTTCCCACGTGTGGGCTATAGTATAATTTCTTTCCTCATGTTCATTAACACAATTGTATCCGTTTTTAATAATTCTCTTGTGATTGCCGTGATGGCGAAGACCCCTACTTTGCTCAGCCCTATGAACGCTATTGTCTTGGGTCTTTCCGTGTCAGACCTCATGATTGCTCTTTGCGGTTCGCTAATCGTCACCATGACCAATTATCGTGGGTATTTCTTTCTTGGGGACAGAGTCTGTATTTTTCAAGGATTTGCAGTCAATTATTTTGGTAAGTCTAAATTTCTGCTTTCTGTGTTGGTAAAAATGTCAGATAATGGTTTTGATTATAGAAACAAAAATATGCTATGTGGAAGAGTAAAGTAATTATAATTGTATTAAATTGAATCGGCCCCTTTAGTCCTTTTATTATTTGGTGCACTAGCATGGATATTTAATAAAAACGGTCATAAGGGTCATTAAACGCAATGAAACGCCTTTCTAATTTTGCACGAGGCGTTTTAGTGGGGTTCTGCGTCTATGCCGATGTTAGCCCCCTAGTGGTCAAAGGATAACTCGGTGGTTCATTGTTTGATTGACTTGTCTCGCTACAACGTGTCTCGCTACAAACAAGCTGGTGAAAAATAATGGGCAACTTTTACTTACCTCTTAACGTCATAGTCATTACAGTACCCCCAACTAGCGGGGGGATGATGATTTATTACAGCTTGGCCACTAAGACGTGAGTTTAAAATACCATTAAGATGCAATAACCGCCTTTATAACATTTAGACATAAATTTATGTTCTTGGCTCTAAAACTATTAGATAATAAATGTATAGTTATTTATTATGCCAGGGATATAAGATTTTAACAAAATGTCATCATGTAAGTGGCTTATTATTTATACATACATAATTTGGAATAGCCTCTGATTGGGAGAATTCCATTTCAGTACACATTATGGATTCTACCAAAAAGTTAGAAGGTCAAAATCCTTTAAGTGCCTCTCTTGACTTCTCTTGACTCCATCTCCGAAAGAAAACACACTTTTACCCCAGGCTGTCCAGCCCAAGTGTTAAAAAACACCCGGCAACTCAAACTAAACGATCCATAAAGCGATGAAATGTAGAGATATTTTCGTATTCCCCAAGTCGCCGCGTTCTCCGCTTCCTCGCAGGTCTGGTGTCCCTCTGCACCCTGGCGCTGCTGGCCTACGAGCGCTACAACGTGGTGTGCCGGCCCCAGGCGGGCTTCAAGCTCACCATGCGGCGGAGCAGACTGGGCCTGCTCTTCGTCTGGGGCTTCTGCCTGTTCTGGGCCGTGGCTCCGCTGCTGGGCTGGAGCTCGTACGGCCCCGAGGGAGTGCAGACCTCCTGCTCCCTGGGCTGGGAGGAACGGTCCTGGAGCAACTACAGCTACCTCATCCTGTACACGCTGCTGTGCTTCATCGGGCCGGTGACCGTCATCATCTACTGCTACACCAAAGTGCTCGGCTCCATGAGAAAGGTATCGGCCCCCCCCTGGctgcttgaacacacacacacgcgcacgcacgcacgcgcgcgcacgcgtgcacgcacacacacacacacacacacacacacacacacacacacacacacacacacacacacacacacacacacacacacacacacacacacacacacacacacacacacacacacacacacacacacacacacacacacacgcactcgctaCAGCTGCTTCCACCAGAATCGCTCTACCAGCACGGTAGAATGAAGGGTCGTGGACGCCCCGTGGCTCACCGTGTAGAGCGGGTACCATTAAGGCTTAAAGTCCTGACCGCAGCGACGTAGGTTAGATTGCTGCCCGTGTTCCACcataaagcataaaaaatgcaaaaataaatctttaaaaaataatgatatGGGTTCACAGTAAATCTACAGAAATATCACTAACCTCGTCCCTCTGATTCCCTGAGCTAACTCTGCGCTTTTCCGTTTTGATTTTTTATTTGTAACGATAAAAATAGATTTTTCATGGAGGTGCTCCGATGCTGATTGACCGTTCGGATTACTCTCTGAGCCTCGCTTGTAAATCACTCTGGATTAAAGCCAACCCCGAACAGAGGCGCTGTCCCCCGTGATATATGGCAGAGCGCGTAGAGGAGGCATCCGTCCGCTCACTCAGTGTCCTGCctcccgtgccccccccccccccgccccccccccccgtccccccagcTGAACCGCAGTGTCGAGCTCCAGGGCGGCCGTCCGAGCGCGGAGGAGAACAAGCGGGCCATCCGCACGGTGTTCTTCATGATCGCGGCCTTCTTCGTGTGCTGGCTGCCCTACACCGTgctgtcggtggtggtggtggtggcgccggGCGTCCACATCCCCCCGCTGGTCGCCACCATGCCCATGTACTTCGCCAAGACCAGCCCCATCTACAACCCCCTCATCTACTTCCTGTCCAACAAGCAGGTAACATTTAGTTATGTTTGTTGACGTCTGtgttctgtccgtccgtccctgcAGGAGGGAATGCAGGGACGTATCCCCTTATGTCGCTCAGTAAAGATAAGAAAAATGAACAAAATGCTCGAACCCTAGTTTGAGCAGAATGAACGCTGGGACTGTGTGGCTCTGCCGGAGCCTTGTGGGTCCATGTTTTAGTGCTCTCTGTTCCCATCTTTTACGCGCCTCTCTCTGCGCGTGCGTCCCAGTTCCGCGACGCTGCCCTGGAGGTGTTGTCGTGCGGCCGGTACATCCCCCGCGGGCCCGTCTCCTCCGGCCTGGCCATGACGGCCGCGAGCCGCAGGAACGCAGCGGAGCATCCCCACAGAGGCGTCAGAGGCAGCACGCTCAACCGAGTGCTGCCTCTGTGACTCCTGGGCCCTCcagcgaacccccccccccccgcagaggGGTGTGTGCTGCGGGCCGGAACCCCCGCAGCTGCAGAgcactgatgcacacacacacacacacacacacacacacacacacacacacacaggcaaacacacacacacacacacacacacacacacacacacacacacacacacacacacacacacgtacacaggcacacacacacacacacacacacacacacacacacacacgcacacgcacacgcacacgcacacgcacacaggcacacacccacacacacacacacacacacacacacacacacacacacacacacacacctacaggcTGGTAGCGTTTGCAGCTTGAGGCGTATTTGATACTTGAAGTTAAAAATCAGTTTGTGATTTTTCTGTGATTGATGATGTTCCGGGGGTTCATTTTTCCATCATGcatgtatgcgtatgtgtgtgcgtagcattgtgtgcgtgtgattatgTGTGATACATCAAAAGCTTTGTCTGCCTGTGCGGAACGCCGATTAAATGAAGCGGCGAGTGCGCGCCATGTCTGTTGCTCCACGCTCCCCCCGGGCGGCCGCCATAGGGGAGCGTTACCACGCTCCTCTACACACACCAGGTCGCAAGGCGGTGCTGTTGAACTCCGGTTTATTGTCGATGATGACACATGGCACTGGGGCCCCAttttgccatgcaggagatctctctgagtgtgtggaCGACGGCCGGTTTGacggcagcctcacctggcccggtCCTGGACTCCGCCTCCGGAGGCGGAGTCCAGGaccgggccaggtgaggctgccgtCAAACCGGCcgtcgtccacacacacacacacgcgctcccACCGGGAGCACTACTGTGGTAGAAGACGACTGAAACGCATTCCGTCTGAACTGTAGATCTAATTTATGCATACGTTGTATAAGTGATTGAATAAAGATGGAGATAAATGTATCAAATATGCGTCGTTTTACTTTAGGAACACGTTTTCAGCCTCACTGATCACATTTAATTGAACCACTTTGTCTTTTGCATCTGCTATGGAACCGATCCCTACGGCTTACGTTGAGCTGAGGCAGTGGCTTTCCCTCTCAAAGGGAGGGGGCTGCCCATCACATAGCAGCGTGTTACAATCAGGACAATGCATAATTGTTTGttgtaaaaacataaaatatgtaCGTGCATTTTCATTTACAATATAAatctatccaaagcaacttaagTGAGGCTGGTAATAATCAAAGCATGCATCACAAGTGGAGACGAATACATAGAAAGATGGTGCTGCAGTTTTTTAAAATACCTAAAAAACAACCAATATGCTGAGAGGGCAGTCTGCCAGGAATCCGACATTTACGGTTATTCAGAAAGTATGcaggggtaggtaggtaggtggtAGTCTGAAGGATGCCTGCAAGCAGACTTGCTATGGATCAAAGCCACCACCATTATCGAGTTTGGATGGGCACTTATAatgtaatttttatttattaatacgaTATCAACACACAGTGAGTAAATGGCTTAAACAACTCATTTTGTAAACCTACGCAAATCTGTCTTTATCAGAGGAGGGTAGACACATGTGACTGCCCCCAGtatatgaatgctcatagctaaGCATTTGTcgataaataaaaatgaatgaatgacctTTATATTGTTGCGCTTATATTGATCTGTCCATGACTTTAATATTCTCATTTGAGATGGCTGCAAGGTGCGATACAATCTGAAACGGTGTGTGAATACAAAAAGGGTCTGTTTGATCTCATCATGAAAAACCTGGTCAGGCATGACTAGAGGATGCACGAGCGTGATCTAATCCCAGATTTAGTATGGTGCATAAGCCTGCAAAATTCAGGCAAAGAGCATTTCACACTTCATCTCAAACAAATAGGATTATACAGTGGCGAGGTGTAATCCATGTGGTGCAGCTAATACAACAGATTTGAACCTTTATGAGCTGTTCTGCAGGAGGAACACAAGGCATTCGCTGAGCAGCTGTTGCCTcaataaacacgcacacatgcacacacaaacaaatacacacacacacaaatgcacgcacgcacgcacgcacgcaagcacacacgcacagatgaacgtgcacacacacacacacacacatatatacacctacacacacactcacactctcacacacgcctTTTCCAATTCCAGATCTTAAAGACTGTAAACCCATATCCCGTGTTCAGGTGAACAGGGTTGGACTGCATTGCTTCTGGGGATCGTGAAATCTCCACAAACAGGGGATATGAACAGAGAGCAGCGCTGCAGAAAACACCACGGCCCGCGGTAGTGACAGAACTTTTCAATTATCCGCCCGTCTTCTgctttgttctgtgtgtgcggtCGCCTCTGCTGTGATTACCCCGGCTAAGTGCTAATGAACGCTAGGAGCGGTGGAACAGTGAGGGGCCCCCAGGGGACATGAGACGGGGGGTGTTAATGAAAAAGGAGGACTCTAAGGCGTCACTCGTGTCGCACGGCAGCAGCCCCTTTTTTATAATTTCAACATTCTTTACCCATCGCTCCGACGATCACTCGCCTTCAAGAGATGGAGACCTGAGCCACACCTCGCGATCCAATCTCAGAAGAACTCAAGTTAGAACGATTAggaataaagtaaataaagaggCGCGGGCTCCGATGCCTCTCCCCCTGGAGATGAGCAGCGACTTTGCCAGGGGACCGGggaacagcaacagcagcagcagcagcagcagttcaGTTTGGCAGAGGTACGTCGACATCACCTTCCTCGTGGCCAACTGCGTGATCCTCTTGGGCACCTCCATGGTGGGCATCGGGGCCAACGTCTTCGTGACATGGGCGGTCTACCACCAGAAGTCCCTGCGGACGTGGAACAACGCGCTGCTGGTCAACCTGGCCGTGATCGACTTCCTGCGCTGCGCCGTGGACTGCCCCGTCATCCTGGTCATCGTGCTGACCGTCCACCTGCGGGGCCAGGCGGACGCCGTCATCTGCGACCTGCAGatggcctccttctccttcagctgCTGCATCCAGCTGGTGACCCTGGCCTGCATCAGCGCCGAGCGATATCAGGCCATCGCGCACCCCTTCAAGATCACCGAGCGCAAGCGACGGATTATCTTCTTCATCCCCCTGACGTGGACCTTTGCCATCGTGGTGGCGGCCGTGTGCGTGACCTTTGTGAGGGACTCGCCGGTGTATGTCAAATGCCACGGGTCGAGGCTCAAGTCCGTGTACAAGGACACCTTCGGCCTGTACATACTGATCCCCCTGTGGACCGCCTGCTTCGCTCTGATCATCGGCTTCTACTCCAGCATCTTCGCCATCGTGACGGCGCACAGTCGCAAGATCTACGACAAGGGGGTGAACCCCGCTCCGAAgcaggagaagaaagaggaggagaaaagagcTGAGATTGagaaaaaagaggagaaaaaAGTGGAGGAAATGCCAGCGAGTCAGACGGACGGGAAGCAAATGACTGTGGAGAGCGTTCCTCGGGTGGAAAAGGTCGAGCATAGTAAATCAAAGGTATCTATTATGGAGCCTACAGGTGCTCCCCAGAAGCCCACAGAGACTGTGAGTGTGTCACCGGTTCCCAGTCATAATGAGAAAGTTGCTGTGCCTACAAAGGAACCGGACAAACCACCTGATGAAAAGCCCCTAAAACAG includes:
- the parietopsin gene encoding parietopsin, with protein sequence MRCWVISLAPPVVFGTMDSSHTTWGANSELPMTEMTASPTIFPRVGYSIISFLMFINTIVSVFNNSLVIAVMAKTPTLLSPMNAIVLGLSVSDLMIALCGSLIVTMTNYRGYFFLGDRVCIFQGFAVNYFGLVSLCTLALLAYERYNVVCRPQAGFKLTMRRSRLGLLFVWGFCLFWAVAPLLGWSSYGPEGVQTSCSLGWEERSWSNYSYLILYTLLCFIGPVTVIIYCYTKVLGSMRKLNRSVELQGGRPSAEENKRAIRTVFFMIAAFFVCWLPYTVLSVVVVVAPGVHIPPLVATMPMYFAKTSPIYNPLIYFLSNKQFRDAALEVLSCGRYIPRGPVSSGLAMTAASRRNAAEHPHRGVRGSTLNRVLPL
- the LOC132464917 gene encoding uncharacterized protein LOC132464917 yields the protein MRRGVLMKKEDSKASLVSHGSSPFFIISTFFTHRSDDHSPSRDGDLSHTSRSNLRRTQVRTIRNKVNKEARAPMPLPLEMSSDFARGPGNSNSSSSSSSSVWQRYVDITFLVANCVILLGTSMVGIGANVFVTWAVYHQKSLRTWNNALLVNLAVIDFLRCAVDCPVILVIVLTVHLRGQADAVICDLQMASFSFSCCIQLVTLACISAERYQAIAHPFKITERKRRIIFFIPLTWTFAIVVAAVCVTFVRDSPVYVKCHGSRLKSVYKDTFGLYILIPLWTACFALIIGFYSSIFAIVTAHSRKIYDKGVNPAPKQEKKEEEKRAEIEKKEEKKVEEMPASQTDGKQMTVESVPRVEKVEHSKSKVSIMEPTGAPQKPTETVSVSPVPSHNEKVAVPTKEPDKPPDEKPLKQPTPAPKDAKGDSGGCKTPTKGRVAEAGSSETEKKTPLVANPVIQVKEQRSNRETEGHPGAGKGPGEKGQDKIQTQESKSPARVPVAPKGPTLPGKGPGGPEEPAVLPLLIDLEQGKVNDEVVASVVGLPAVNDQVVGLPAVNDQVVGLPTVNDEVVPMVVGLPAGDTVDNQDLCMVSIVRRPAPATTTAAAADEAMTGAVCMMPSKATGNKKKESKLAKRSGYIILTFLLFWLPLITTILVNVLVFQRNDAQMEIIQDVEILFISIACMTSLTDPIIYAAVNPQFRTEFYRMRNKLKAQWKKR